The proteins below are encoded in one region of Paenibacillus sp.:
- a CDS encoding response regulator transcription factor, protein MYKVLLVDDDYPVLELLSEAIDWESLGLTLSGCCENGLAALEAAEREAPDILVTDIGMPKMDGLELIRRLRERKSNLRTVILSCHSEFEYAKRAMQLHVQDYIVKDTLHPDDLAAVLQRMAAGLTAERQLDMEQHRLRRIVDRSHNAMRETWIHGFVQQPLLRSEVWQSELEGYGLPMEGRVILPVVAFLDDLRGARGRYVSDDVLRFAVTNVLDEVMEQTGAEAVVFPYSVKEWVLLHSYRPTLSVNGHEEARRLVERMQAELRRALKLTMSFLVGERCISGEAVKHCVRTLLSSHRQRFYMLPGEIAAARPSSSGDGDPFALYDEAIEAFREGVIKRDAEGVKAKAEEWMKAFNDRRYAPESVKDWALKLLLDIRLKHQSLHYFRTTQSADSLHKDVAEIGSLVELKDWLIEHLLSAVASVQETGGRTVRKEVVDAYEYVSLRLDQRIGLEEVAEHLHLNASYFSRLFKRETGETFIEYVIRTKMERAKQLLDETAYPVLKICELLGYDSQSYFIKLFKGYTGMTPMDYRNRGGDAG, encoded by the coding sequence ATGTATAAAGTGTTGTTGGTGGATGACGATTATCCGGTGTTGGAGCTGTTGTCGGAAGCGATCGACTGGGAGAGCCTCGGTCTTACCCTCTCCGGGTGCTGCGAGAACGGGCTCGCCGCTCTGGAAGCGGCGGAACGGGAAGCGCCGGACATTCTTGTAACGGATATCGGCATGCCGAAGATGGACGGACTCGAGCTCATTCGTCGGCTGCGGGAACGAAAGTCCAACCTGCGTACCGTCATCTTGTCTTGTCACAGCGAGTTCGAGTATGCGAAGCGGGCGATGCAGCTTCACGTGCAAGACTATATCGTCAAGGATACGCTGCACCCGGACGATCTTGCGGCGGTGCTGCAGCGAATGGCGGCGGGGCTTACCGCGGAGCGTCAGCTCGATATGGAGCAGCACCGGCTTCGCCGCATCGTGGACCGATCACACAACGCGATGCGCGAGACGTGGATTCACGGCTTCGTCCAGCAGCCGCTGCTGCGGAGCGAAGTCTGGCAGTCCGAATTGGAAGGATACGGATTGCCTATGGAAGGCAGGGTGATCCTGCCGGTCGTTGCATTCTTAGACGATCTGCGGGGGGCTCGCGGCCGTTACGTATCGGACGATGTGCTTCGATTCGCCGTTACCAACGTGCTGGACGAGGTGATGGAACAAACCGGGGCGGAAGCGGTTGTGTTCCCTTATAGCGTGAAAGAATGGGTGCTGCTTCATTCCTACCGTCCGACGCTGTCCGTGAACGGGCACGAGGAAGCCCGCCGGTTGGTGGAGCGCATGCAGGCAGAGCTCCGCCGCGCCTTGAAGCTCACGATGTCTTTCCTCGTCGGGGAACGCTGCATATCCGGCGAGGCCGTAAAACACTGCGTACGAACGCTGCTGTCCAGCCATCGGCAGCGGTTTTACATGCTGCCGGGCGAGATCGCCGCCGCCCGGCCGTCGTCGTCCGGGGACGGCGATCCGTTCGCGCTGTACGATGAGGCGATCGAAGCGTTCCGCGAGGGCGTTATCAAACGGGATGCGGAAGGGGTTAAGGCGAAAGCGGAGGAATGGATGAAAGCGTTCAACGATCGAAGGTACGCGCCGGAGTCCGTAAAAGATTGGGCGTTAAAGCTGCTGCTGGATATCCGGCTGAAGCACCAATCGCTCCACTATTTCCGAACGACGCAGTCGGCGGACAGCCTGCATAAAGATGTTGCCGAGATCGGTTCGCTCGTTGAATTGAAAGACTGGTTGATCGAACATTTGCTTTCGGCGGTCGCTTCCGTTCAAGAGACCGGAGGACGAACGGTTCGCAAGGAAGTGGTGGACGCGTACGAATACGTGTCCCTTCGTTTAGACCAGCGAATCGGCCTCGAAGAAGTCGCCGAGCATCTGCACCTGAACGCCAGCTATTTCAGCAGACTGTTTAAGAGGGAGACCGGCGAGACATTCATCGAATACGTCATTCGTACGAAAATGGAGCGCGCCAAACAGCTGCTGGACGAAACCGCGTACCCGGTCTTGAAAATATGCGAACTGCTCGGATACGACAGCCAAAGCTATTTCATTAAGTTGTTTAAAGGGTACACCGGCATGACCCCGATGGATTACCGGAATCGGGGAGGAGACGCGGGCTAA